DNA sequence from the Dreissena polymorpha isolate Duluth1 chromosome 3, UMN_Dpol_1.0, whole genome shotgun sequence genome:
GTCGTTTATAACTAATTGAATACTTCATTATATACCGCATTGTGTATTATTTAGTAAGATCATAACGTAAAACGGTGATACTGACCGGagtattttgtcaatatttaataacaaattcTTGTATAAGATAACATTTGAATCAATAATTGAAGTCGATTTATGATAACGAAGATcgtatcaatataacgcatttatcGTATTTCACATTTCATATCCTATATTTGTATCGTacgttttcatttttaaattagcTCCTAGTTGACACCGTTTTAAGGACATCTGAAAAATATCTCTTGACTTTTTTAATAAGCAAGTTGAATTATGTGcagcttttttttaaagtttcaattGCGATTTTTCTACACCAATTATAATACTCAAAATTCGACGATATCTTCGCCTAATTTATATCGATGTTTTTGATATCCCATTAGATGTTCTTTTCATTATAAGTTTAAGTGGTCTAATTACATGCTtttgaattattttgttaaaaaatgtttgatttataGCAAATATAccctttaatataaaatgttaaaaaacacttGATTGCATTATAGGATGCAAACTGGATATCTGTCATACGTTTATCAAAATTGAACAGAAGCCAAATTATGAGTCACAAAGTTCGGTCGTcagaaaaacaaaacactatGTTCTTTTAACCTTCACAATTATCTTGTCAAATATAACAATAGGACAAGACAAGAATAGATAATGCGTGAAAATATAATACTCAACTGTCAAAACAAATTAGAGGCCTACTGAAATAACCCGGTCTATTTCAGCGTTAAACAACAACAGCCTAGTTCTCATATTTACAATGTAATACGATCACAGTTATACAATCAACAACAATGTTTCGTCGAATCACAATAAGATGAAACataatttctgaaagaaataagTTCATGAGATCAATTAGAAAACTGATTTAGTTCCCATGTATCCCGACGCGCACACACGTACACAGGCTCGCACACGCATGTGTGGATATGCGCTTAACAGTGCATGCATATGCGAGGCAAGACGCACGTGCCCGTTGGGGAGAACGAACACTGATTCTGACGAATATTTGGATATAATCCCTGCGGTCTTTAACTTGATATACGAAGGATGAATGAAATGCACCAATAAATGGAACATATGGAACACAGAACATTTGTATAGATCATGAGTTCGTATAAACCATTAACATTGCataaagatatttaattatgatGTAAGTTGGATAATTGTGCGTCAAAACACAACTGAACCGGCTTTTAGCCACCACTTAAATTCAGatagaaaaacaaaatatgatttttaCACGATCAAATTTTCCATGAAATGTTTGTACACAGAGCAGAATAATGCACATCGTCTCTACGAGCGAGTAAACCTAACAGCACCGTCCTCgcagctccccccccccccctttaactCCCTGTACACAACACCCACTCAAGCCCCCTTCTACATCCCTGATGTTCCACAACCCAGCTATCTATCGTGCTACATGTCCTGAAAGTCACTGATACTCTGACGCCCATATTGGCAGATTTCTTCTGGACTTACGGGGTTCAAAATGCCCATGAAATCTAAGTCACCAAGATCTGGGAGGGAAGACAAGTTCGCAACGGCACATGATGGAGCGTTGCAATCTACTTCCGATTTGATTTGGTCGGCGAAGATCGTCGTCGGGTAAAAGTCATTCCCTTGAAACACATCCGGCTCTTCCTCCATTTGAAATGGGGTAGTCGTTTCTCGTGGGATGCCGGACTGGCACGGGGCCGGATATCCGGTTGCGCAAGACACGAAGGTGAAATCAAAGTTCGTCTTGTTTTCGAACCCCGGTGTGTTGTTTGGGGAGGGAGAAATCGCTCGCTGACACATGAACTGATGCTCTTCCAGTATTTTCTGCAACATTTCCTTTTCCTGCCTGAGACGTTGATTTTCGTCCTGTAGCATCTTATTCTTAATGACTTCTTCGTCATAACACTGAAAAAAGAACATAATATAATATTGGATATAATAATGTTGGAGGTGATTACGATTTTGATAATGATAACggtatgataatgatgatgttggtggtgttATCGATAATTATTACAACGCAAATCATGGCATTGCCGACAAAATTTATTTACGAATTAGTTATAGAATCAAacgcaaaaaaacacacatataaaaTGAAGTACACCTAATATAGATCGATTGTATTTTTGATCAGGTTAAAGGATCAAATCTTTCAACAGCCAATAACCTGTCAGATCTTTGATTTATCGGTCTTGATCGAGAAATTGAAATTTCCAGGCTATGTTCGAACCTTGGGGTAAACTTTGCACACGAAAGTGTGTAACACTGCGGTTTCGTACATAAACCGAAGTTTGCAGCATTAAAATCGGAGATGCCAATCCGTCAAATATGAAAACGAGcaattttgatttgtttaagtATGATTTTTAGTACAAAATCTCGCCAGTTTTGACAGGTTTGGTGAAACGAAGGCAATTTACCGGCGTTAAACGGGCGACAGTGTTTCGACCGTGAATGGTGGTTATAGTAAGACGGATGTAGGTGTAAACTATTGACTTTAACGCCCTACGCATTCACTTAAACAACGTGTAACTTCTACCATCATCTTAATTGTTTAATGATTTACTCTAAAATTACTTTACAAAACATAGAACCTACAACACATAACCGCATTATCCTAATTgtaattattaattgtattcttattatCCATATGATTATTATAAGTAATAGTAGTTCCAGCTGTAACATTAGTGGTTGTAGTCGTAATAGTATTTACTTTAGTACATGCattatttgcattattattaacataataatttgCATTACTATCTACTAATTTACGTGCATTGCTTAAAATCTTCAATATGATCTCTAAACTGCATTCGggaattttattataaatttgttttagTCTTTTGAGGCTGTTACTGGTATATAAACGACAATGTTTCTTATttgcaatacattgtatattcatttaaatacaaacaaacttATTTTCACTAGAAACTAATGTTAATGTTGTACTTACAATCTGTACTTAAACCGGGAGCTTTTTTGCCCCTTAGCTCACCTTCGCCATCTCCTGGTTTTCCTTCTGCTTTTTCTTCCGGCACTTCTCGGCTGCGCGGCGATTCTGTGCCTTCCGCCGCTCCTTCTTATCCAGCTCGTAAGGGGTCAGCTCCTTGAAGGAAATGGGCCACTAAAGGTATTTCATAGTTCAGCGCTTAATTTGAGCGTATGCTATGTGATTatattttagattattttttgtttttggtgGATCTAAAAGACCCTTTcaaattttaaagatttttaaatTTGTACTTAACATACTAGAAACCATTTTTTATTACTATTTTCACCAATATAATTTGTGATTATTACGATTCAAAGTATGTGCTATATGATTCCTATTTTGCACCGCAAGGACAACACACAACACGTATTGTATATAAACgaacacatatacaaaataccATCATGAAATAAGAAGCGCGTCTTGCTTACTTTAGATTACAAGTACCTTACACGGTACAGAACATAAATTAAGAAGCCGTTTTTATTATGATTATAcgattattaattataaataaaattatttgttggGTTGCACTGTTTTGACCATGATtctaataataaattttaaataagtaACTACATAAAATcagtgtatttttaaaatatagtttgttttatttgaaacgCGGAAAATATTCAGTAAAAACATCACGCGACATGTCGCTGTTGCACttttcttttgaccacaataatgtAATTCCCTTATTAATCATCCTGGTATGCAGTCTTGTGCGAGTAACTTGTCTATGGcgagtattcaatgaaatataataaaaacgcacgatattttcttctttttttggcTTAATTCTGAAAATCTTCTCATCGTATTTCCTGCcttgtttatttaatgatttgtttaatGCTCAGTGTTGTCAAGCACGTAATGTGTCAGCACTTAAAATTTAGTTTAAAGTGGTTGTGTTTTAACCcggttacattttatttacattttcttccaaaatatTATATTAGGAACATAATTAAAAATTCCGCACTCGGATGATAAAAGAAATAAGTCACATATTAGTGGAGTTGCtacatttttttctgcatttcagAAATCAGGAAAATAATGTTTCGGACGCTTTCATGATATGATTATCAAACAATTAATTAACTAGCGATGCTGATGAGtatgaatataaaaatgaatattattattcattgtaattattatcttttttatttttgtatttagtGGTCATTATATTAATAGCTGTTGTAGCTTTTGTGACAGCGTTTTTATTTTTCgtcaattaataattattttaagtatCGGCATCATTGTTATCATAGCCATTCAACAAGCAAAAACACTTCTTTAAATATTAGATTTTGTGTAACCTAAAAACTAAGTTACCTGTTCCACCTTCGGCATTTTTTCCTGTATGTCTATGTCAGATAGACCCCGTTTCCGGCGCGAGCTAAGCACGTGGCTCTTGACTTCCTGTTTTACGCGTGGATTGAGATGGGGGTCGATTGAAACGATGCTTTCATGCATTTCGGTGGACAGCCGGTCGCTCATCGTGTtctgaaataatattataataagatatataataacataatataatatgaaaacaataactacataaattaataaatgtgttaaaaataaaaataaatacttaaatcaaACTAAAAGtacattcattatttatattatttatttttagttttacgTATCGTCATAATTGGCAGCAGCAACTGGTGCATTTTAATCATCAATAACACAAATTCCATAAATCgcttttcacaaaatataacatatcgGCGAAATTATTTTTAGCTAACTGGTTGAACttccatttaaaaataaactcaTCTTAAAGTGTTGCGGTCATACAAAGAATTATGAATAATATACACCCGTTCTGTATTTTGACCAGGAAACGCTTCTGATATAAGACGCATCCCATCAACTCACGTGATTGAAAAAAAAGTCATGTAAACATAATGAATTTCCTTCCAATTACGAAGCAAATGGCACACATGTTACTGAGAACTGGGTTTGAACACTTGATTGTCGGAGGAAAATAATATTGTAACTGTACTGATCGACATTTTATACCTAATTCATGCAGTGGCCCATTTAATAGCCCAATGTTTTATGAGTTTTGAAATTACATAACATATATAGTGCAGGGGGGGAAcggttttaataaaatatactcaaattaaattaatattgcaaCTCGACAAGGGCTAAGTTACATAGTCAGACGATTCAAACTAACTAAACATGTAAGAAGAGTACAAACAATGCCAATGAAGATTTAATTTAATGCAAGTATTTACCCAAAGCATGATGATTGGTATATCAGCTTTATATGCGTTATGTCCGCTGAtttatttagcaaataatatgtATTTTCCACTATATACCCTCACGAATATGTGCGGAATGATATTATCGAACGTTTATTTTGTACAATGCACTGCACGTTTAAATCTCATCGATATATTGTGCACACATAACATTGACACTTTTGCTTagtaaaaatgaataaatattgcaCAACGATTTGACACTGGTACACTAACACTTATATTAACCATGAACTATCTACAGCAGGAGTACTAGTTGTAAACTGAGCGATATCGTGTCGTATTCCGATTTATATATCTACCCGATTGAGCGGGCGTCTGTTGTTAAACTATTACTAATACTTTGCAATCAATACACCTCCGGACTTTGAACCTGCTTGTAAACCGCAGTAAAAAATGAAACTATTACAATATTGACGATTGTccaacaataatataataattataacaagagAGCGATGTGGAGAAAAGGATCGAAACGCTGGGGCGAATGACCGCCTGAAAGAATCAATGACCTCGTTGTACAGTGTGGTCACCGCAGTCCACCCAAAATAAACAAATCCCCCATTAGCGCGGTAAATGAAATGACATGATTTACCGGGTAAATAATTGCAGTTACGTGTTGATATATTCTACTGCAGTACACTTGAAGGAATATCGGAGACCAAAGGCGACTGACACATAAGATATTGGCACATGAGTAACAGCAATAACCGACCGCAAAAAAATGCATGTATTGGTTATGATAACGTGAGAATAATACCTATGTTCCAATTTTGtatcataaaaaatacaatgaCCAAATAAAACCGCATATTGCTCAATAGTTTAGGTTTTGAGATAGGGTTACTGGCCATTAAATGGGAAAACTAGCTAGGTTGGAACCGTAAAAAAATAACAGATAAtaagtttaatttatttaacatagttgtatacaattaaataatgttaataacaATTTCAAGTTTCaacacatatttgtattaatttgatTACGGATATTTTTAAAGTAGTCTCATGGGAATGATATCATCAATTCCCATTAATTTCTGCTACTATGGACACGGTGTCGTTATTTATTAACGGGTTTGTAAACTTGAGCAGCTGCCaaaataaaaatcaacatttCATGATCTCAACGGAAGGGTGGAGCGACGCAAAGTCgggtacattttttttaataatgcgccgtgaaaaaaattaaaaatattataaaatgatgACCGTCTCTCTGTGCGAGGAACGAGCGCactgttaaagtgatattatgggcattatttaactgttgaattgagctgaaaagaattaacaggtcaaaaaagttagttaaaatgtggttactgaccaattatctgcaactcatcttgctaccagttgttataaaaaaatatatattcgatattttacgtgactcacccagtcctctaagccgaaatgatccgtaaaacaaaatagtgtctttgtgtcgtatgaacgaatctgcactaaaactagattgagattcacatcgtaaatcaaatcatttctgtcgtcagttgtcaaaacgaaagtacggttgatattcaaatgcattatttttctctttccgggatattgttttagtatgttgatgatgcattaacaaatataagtttatatgaagtgaaaacaccaaaaataaacaacggttgcgatagacacctataaactgtaagatgcccatactatcactttaaatgAAATTACGCTTGGTTGTTTTGCCtgtttcaacagtatttcagtcaaatCACGGTTTTATACGCTCCATATGTCTGATGGGTTTCCTGTATTAAGTGCACGTACAATGTACTTGTACCCATTTGAATAAGAGGTATGGGGAGAATGGCCGTAAGAAGGGGTTGTTTACCAATCCCCACAAGACCATGGGATTTGTATTCCAGCTACTACAAGGTAGTCTACCATTTAAGCTTGCTAGCCCGGCTTTATGAAAGTAAAATatgaattataatattaattatatattatcaaattatttgtgctataaaatagaaatttaatTAGGTTGAAAGTCTCACATTGACACAAGTATTTACGCAGTACGAGACAACTTTAACTACTAACACACTTTGTTGGGGCGTATCTGATTGATGCTTTCAATATACAGCTGGCGACATTATCTACATATTTAATTAACTACCGTTCGGAATGAACAATAATATGCGTATTTGTTTACAGCATTGATTCGCTGATGTAAAAATGATTGCACTTGATTTCTAGAGACAGCTGCCGATTGCCAATTCAGCTTATTTCTTAGGTGATGTGTTCGATACCTGCTTTTGATCTTCACACTTTCAAAATCGTACATTGTTTACCAGAAAAAATGCATCTAAGCTGtttaaggtatatatatatatatatatatatatatatttgtattggtaAACATGTTACCTCGTGTgtgataattttaacaaaatcaacaacaagaAGAAAACACAATAACAACAAGAACGACAATGATTTTATAAGATTTAATGTGACATTAGTAGCGATGTTTAATAACAATCTGCTATCTCCGATAGTGAACGGTCAAACACTTTTTAATTATCTGTcaataatgacattttttttttgcgTTCGACAATAGTTTACAGTCGTGAACTTGTTAATTAACATTGTTTTGCCTGAGGTCCATCTGACACTTTAAATTTATTTCCATCAAAATTGCTAAATAATTTGCCCTTAAACTCTGATAACGTTGATACAAATCTTCGttaatttatttcacaagttCACAAGGTGAAAACATAGGGGCATGGTGGCACAACATAATAATGTCTTTATTACGGAAGCGctaagaatatcagtgaaactacATGTAATTTAAGAGAATATagcaatattaaattaaaaccgCAACGTCGCTTGTTCAAATAGAAAGATCGCATCTTAATGTATTTTCTTGCCTTTTCTTAGTgacctttattttattttattttttcgcaGGGACGTTACCCTAACTTATATGAAAATCCCAaacaaaaatgcaacaaaaaaatgaaaacatagaTTGATACTCTCATAAAAACGTTGTTTTACACGTAGTGCAAATATTCTTCATTTTTCtaccttaatattttttttcggaGAGTGTTACGTAAAAATTATATGCGTATTGATTGTTCtatttactttttgaaaataAACAGGGACACCAACGCATTTTGCCACATGAAAGTTATTAAAGAAAATGATTTTCAATCTATGGcacatgaaaaaaaatgaaactatAAAGCGTGCAGCATTGAGCGTTAAGTCATGTTTTGTGAACGAACTTGCGAAAATAGGTCGGCGTTACAACGTGAAGCTAACGGCGTTGAAACGCGAAGCTTTTTTTAAAATACTTGAATTCGCGACGGTACGTCCTTTTTGCAGTAATGCAAAGAATTCGCACCCTTGAAAATCGCGAACTCGGGAATAACGATTGGTGGAACACAATACAGTTGGAAACGATGAGGAATTTCAACTGATGTAAAGAACTACTCCTAGCAGAAACATAGTTGTGGTTTCGCAGAACATTCCTCTACCAGATCAATTAAAACAAGCTAAATAcgatgagcctcgctctgggaaacaaagtttaatgcacgtgcgtaaagtgtcctcccaaattagcctttgcagtccgcactggctaatcagggaggacactgtCCGCTGGTATGTTTTTTTTCCGTTTAAATGACGTATTATTTAAGCGAAAATAAAGTAAAGGCGTAAAGTTTCGTACCTTATTAGCCCGTAATTTTACCAAAAAACCATGCTTTGATAATACAGATTCATTTTTTAAAGGGCATATTGgtacaaaaaaatatacaattgaTTAAGAAAGAGGTCGCAATTGCCGACTTTCTTAATAAGAAACAACTACAAAATAAAGAAGTAAAATTGCAGGTACATATATAGCttaaaaacaactatttttaTAAAAACTCAGTTCAGATGTTGTTAATGATAAAAACAGCAAACtcatcatatacatgtatcactCATAATTGTAAAATTGACAGAAAATAACTAACCGAGAAGTGCATGTCTATAATGTTTTAAGCCACGCAGCCAGGCATGTAAAACtccttattaacccatttatgcctagtggactatcccatccttctaaattggataaattaatttactatatttatttagaatatttatttctatatttataaataattttttttttacagaaattccattaagcaaacagcgcagaccccgatgagacgccgcatggatgagacgccgcatcatgcggcgtctaatcagggtctacgctgtttgccaatgcctttttttctag
Encoded proteins:
- the LOC127874670 gene encoding fos-related antigen 2-like isoform X2; translation: MLWNTMSDRLSTEMHESIVSIDPHLNPRVKQEVKSHVLSSRRKRGLSDIDIQEKMPKVEQELTPYELDKKERRKAQNRRAAEKCRKKKQKENQEMAKCYDEEVIKNKMLQDENQRLRQEKEMLQKILEEHQFMCQRAISPSPNNTPGFENKTNFDFTFVSCATGYPAPCQSGIPRETTTPFQMEEEPDVFQGNDFYPTTIFADQIKSEVDCNAPSCAVANLSSLPDLGDLDFMGILNPVSPEEICQYGRQSISDFQDM
- the LOC127874670 gene encoding fos-related antigen 2-like isoform X3, with the protein product MSDRLSTEMHESIVSIDPHLNPRVKQEVKSHVLSSRRKRGLSDIDIQEKMPKVEQELTPYELDKKERRKAQNRRAAEKCRKKKQKENQEMAKCYDEEVIKNKMLQDENQRLRQEKEMLQKILEEHQFMCQRAISPSPNNTPGFENKTNFDFTFVSCATGYPAPCQSGIPRETTTPFQMEEEPDVFQGNDFYPTTIFADQIKSEVDCNAPSCAVANLSSLPDLGDLDFMGILNPVSPEEICQYGRQSISDFQDM
- the LOC127874670 gene encoding fos-related antigen 2-like isoform X1, with the protein product MDGIYPKPNTMSDRLSTEMHESIVSIDPHLNPRVKQEVKSHVLSSRRKRGLSDIDIQEKMPKVEQELTPYELDKKERRKAQNRRAAEKCRKKKQKENQEMAKCYDEEVIKNKMLQDENQRLRQEKEMLQKILEEHQFMCQRAISPSPNNTPGFENKTNFDFTFVSCATGYPAPCQSGIPRETTTPFQMEEEPDVFQGNDFYPTTIFADQIKSEVDCNAPSCAVANLSSLPDLGDLDFMGILNPVSPEEICQYGRQSISDFQDM